tttaattcctgTCTTACAAATTCTATATGGTTTTTCtatgaatattttgaatatattgcTCCGATTTTTCCATCATGAGCTGTAAATGAACTATTTTTTGGCACcattttcatgttcttttttctttggtgaAGAGTATAACATTTTCTTCTATTTGGTACAGGTTTCTCAACACTATTAAGCAATTCCTATGCTTGTCACTAATAAAGAACACTGCATTGTCAGTTATGGCTATTTTCCAGCTTCAGTGCTCCATTTTTATGATGTTGTTAGTTAAATTCAGATCTGGATTGAAGGAAGAAATTGGGATATTCTTTCCCATGCTTGTCCTTCGAGTACTTGAGAATGTTAACCAGCCTAGCTTCTTACAGAAAATGACTGTCCTGAATTTTGTGGACAAAATCAGCCAGGATTCCCAGATCATTGTTGATATTTTCATAAACTATGACTGCGATGTGGATGCTCCAAACCTATACGAAAGGTATTACATATGCATCTGTTATTACTCATGTCTTAGTTGCAATTTATATGCATCTGTTCAGGTAGTTGTGAAACTTGAATGgttaaatgcttgtaaattttcagAAGACAAGGATAGTGTAGTTTGTATATGAATCAGTCATCTTATGCTATGATGGGCCTATAATTTTATGAGATCTCTTTAATTGATATTGGAAAGCCTCATTTGGTGGATTCTCTCTCTTGTTTGTAGACAAACCATGTCTTTTATTTTGGCTATTATCTCTATTGTCATTTCTTTATGTCATGTATtcttaaaaaatgtattaaaacacTTATAATTCCATCAGATATTTACAGGATTGTCAATGGTCTTCTGAAAACTGCTCTAGGACCACCTCCTGGTTCAACAACAACTTTGTCCTCGGTTCAGGATATTACTTTTAGGCATGAATCTGTGAAATGCTTGGTTAGCATCATCAGGTCAATGGGTGCTTGGATGGATCAAAAGTTGAGAACTGGAGATTCTTATCTGCCTAAGAGCTCTGAAAGTTCTACTTCAACCGAGAATCATTCAACTCTGAATGGAGAAGATGCAGGTGCCTCTGATTATGATTTGCATTCAGAAGTGAACTCTGAAATGTCTGATGCTGCTACCCTTGAACAACGACGGGCATATAAAATTGAACTCCAGGTTggcatttttttatccttttgcaAGGGATGGCCATATGTGGTATAGGGTACTGATATTTAACTGGTTGCTCTTTTATTAGTATCATATAGGTATACTTCTTGTgccaccattttttttcctgcctTGTCACACTTTATAAGAAATGGGCCTGCCTAACCCTTTGGTGACAAATTTACCGTGTTAAATGCAGAAAGGTATCTCCATATTCAATAGGAAACCTTCCAAGGGCATCGAGTTTCTGATAAATGCCAAAAAAGTTGGCGGTTCTCCTGAAGAAGTTGCCACCTTCCTGAAAAACACTACTGGCTTGAATGAAACTGTGATTGGTGACTATTTGGGCGAGAGGGATGAGTTTTGTTTGAGAGTTATGCATGCTTATGTAGACTCATTCAACTTTAAAGAAATGGATTTTGGTGAAGCAATAAGGTTTTTCTTACGGGGCTTCAGGTTACCTGGAGAGGCACAGAAGATTGATCGTATCATGGAAAAGTTTGCTGAGCGCTATTGTAAATGCAATCCAAATTCATTTACCAGTGCAGATACTGCTTATGTTCTTGCGTACTCTGTGATAATGCTCAACACTGATGCACATAACAGCATGGTGAAGGATAAGGTTTGCTTGCAAAACCCCTTCCCTTTTATCTCTGGCCACTGTCATGACTAGTGAATTTTGCTTTTCAACCTCCTTTTTATGATAAGTTGATAAAAGTTGTGCTTTGGCTTCGGTCCTGATAGTTATTCCACACTCCAGGATGATTTTCAGACAATTTTCAACGTTTTGGTTTGTTGAATCAGTAGATTAGACTTGATGATAAATAATTCAGGATGTGTGTAATAACATTACCTTTTTTGTAATGGTAAATCATCTTCACAGTTAATTTCCTTGTCATTTTTTTGTgactttgaaaattattaaaaatgcaAATGGAGAAATATAAAGCACATAATAACAAATTCTAGTAAAATATAAAGCACATGTTAAAAAATTGTCTACAGCAGGGCATTGTATTGTCAATTATGCATAAATGAATGTAGAtttgattttgactatcttctAACTTCTGTTCTGAAACTGGTGCCATCCAGATGAGCAAGGCTGATTTTATTCGGAACAACAGAGGAATTGATGATGGCAAGGATTTGCCTGAAGAGTATCTGGGCACTCTCTATGATCAAAttgtgaaaaatgaaattaagatGAGTGCTGATTCTTCAGTTCCTCAAAGCAAGCAGGCAAACAGCTTAAATAAGCTATTAGGTTTGGATGGTATACTCAATCTAGTTACTGGGAAGCAGACTGAGGAAAAGGCATTGGGTGCAAATGGGCTTCTTATCAGGCGTATCCAAGAGCAGTTTAAAGCAAAGTCAGGAAAATCAGGGTAAGCTATGTTACAACGTGTTTCATGGTTGATTGTTTCTAGAGTAAATTACTTATTCCTGGGGTTTTTGAATGTGATTATAGGCTAATACTTAATGTTTGAAAACCTATACCTTAGTCCCATGACTCTTGGTGACCTTTGTTTCATTAAAACatctcttgttattttttaatccccGATGGGCCACTTGGCAATCTAAAATCttagagaaaaaacaagataGTGGGGTTTTCAAGAAAACCAAAGTGTTTTTACTCTCAATGGGAGACAAACGGTTTGAAGGGTAATGGCGGCTAGTAGTAATGCAGAGGATCCATTAACCAGGCTCGAATTATGGTGAGGGGTTTGTGGGACTGGAGGATGGTTTAATCTTTGCCTGATTTGGATAATTTTGACCTTCTCCTTCTCTCGTGCTTGCGCTTGCTAAATCTTGGGTAAATTAGTTAACTGTGATGGAATTAGCCAACAGAGGGCACGGTAAATTTCTTATGTAAACTAATATCTATGATATGGTAATAAACAGAGAATGATTATCATATACCTTACTCTGAAGGGACAGTTTTCTTCATCTGGCTGCgttcttttttccaatttggGCTGTGTCAATCTTACCTGAGCTGTCACAAATTATAAAAGACATGTTAGTTACATTGCAGtccttgtataaaaaaataatagtttgatTCTCATGTTGCAGGTCTATTTATCATGTTGTAACAGATGCAGCAATTCTGAGGTTTATGGTTGAGGTCTGCTGGGGTCCCATGCTTGCTGCATTTAGCGTGACTCTTGATCAGAGTGATGATAGGCTTGCTACTTCTCAGTGCTTACAGGGGTTTCAATGTGCTGTGCATGTTACTGCAGTCATGGGTATGCAGACCCAGAGAGATGCTTTTGTTACATCTGTGGCGAAGTTTACCTACCTCCACTGTGCTGCAGATATGAAGCTAAAAAATGTAGATGCTGTGAAGGTGAGCATTTTTAATGTGATCTCCAGATCATTATCAAGAGCTGGATTCCCGAACCAGAACCACCACCACACACACGCACAACcctgaagaaatttttttcataactgCATATAACTGGTCATACAGAAAGAGTGATGCCTTAAATGGATTGGATTGATCTAGTTACTTCAGTACAAGTCAAAAAGCTGCGCTGTATATTCATCAGGCTTCATGTATTTGATGTCAATTTCTGTATGAAGTCATTTacattttctacttttttatgCATTATCTTTTATTGCATGCAGGCAATAATATCAATTGCCATTGAAGATGGCAACAATCTTCAGGATGCTTGGGAGCATATCTTAACTTGCCTCTCCCGTGTTGAGCATCTGCAACTGCTTGGAGAAGGTGCACCACCTGATGCCTCTTATTTGACTCCATCTAATGGTGAAACAGATGAAAAAGCACTGAAGTCAATGGGTTATCCTTCTCTAAAGAAAAAGGGAACTCTCCAGAATCCAGCCGTAATGGCTGTTGTTAGAGGGGGTTCATATGATAGCACCACTGTTGGAGCCAATTCTCCAGGACTTGTAACTCCAGGGCAAATTATTAACCTcatttcaaatttgaatttgCTCGACCAGATTGGgaattttgaattgaaccatGTGTTTGCTAATAGCCAAAGGTTGAACAGTGAAGCAATAGTAGCTTTTGTGAAAGCTCTTTGCAAAGTTTCAATATCTGAGTTGCAGTCTCCAACAGATCCTCGTGTGTTTAGCCTCACAAAAATCGTAGAAATTGCGTAAGAACTTTCTCCCTTTCCTTTTGAGTATTTTATTGCCACGTGAAGTTCCATGAGGATCTGTATGAAagacattatgtttttttccttttgcagGCATTATAATATGAACCGCATCAGATTAGTTTGGTCCCGCATATGGAATGttctttctgatttttttgtatCAGTTGGCTTGTCAGAAAATCTCTCTGTTGCAATTTTTGTGATGGATTCTCTTAGACAACTTGCTATGAAATTTTTAGAGCGTGAGGAGTTGGCAAATTACAACTTCCAGAATGAATTTTTGAGGCCATTTGTGATTGTTATGCAGAAAAGCAGCTCTACAGAGATCAGGGAATTAATAGTTAGGTGTATTTCGCAGATGGTCCTTAGTCGTGTCAGTAATGTGAAATCTGGGTGGAAAAGTGTTTTTATGGTATGGtagcatttgtttttattttctaaattgtctaattcttttaacttttaaaatgcTTGATCGGAGGgcaattcttttttctaattgttcCATTGATGCCATGATATTCTTTTCTCAGGTTTTTACTGTTGCTGCATCTGACGAGCGTAAGAATGTTGTCCTGTTGGCTTTTGAGACAATGGAAAAAATAGTCCGGGAATATTTTCCTTATATAACTGAGACAGAGAGGACAACTTTCACTGACTGTGTTAGATGCCTCACCACCTTCACAAATAGCAGGTTTAATAGTGATGTGAGCCTCAATGCAATTGCATTTCTCCGATTCTGTGCTCTGAAACTTGCAGATGGAGGACTTATTTGCAATGTAAAGAGCAGGGTTGATGATCTATCCATCCCAATAGTAGATGAGGTTGCTTTAGATGTAGAAAATCATAGCAACAAAGATGATCACGCGTCCTTTTGGATTCCTTTGCTAACAGGTAACCTTCTTTCAAGGAAAGACTTGCCATATGCTGCTTGACACTTCTGCATGCCAATAATGTCATGAAAATGTGAATGGCTGAGCTCAACATTCATTTTTGGCTCCCATGcgtataattaaattatattatatagccAGCCATGTTCACAGAACACCTGCACCTTATTATGCTTTGAAGTTATCCCACCCCCACCACCACAACAAAAAAAGCATCCATGAAATTTAGAAGTTACTGTTGTTGGATGTACATCCAGGAAttgtattctttattttttttcctgccatTGTGTTGTGTTCTTTCAACCCCATGTGACAATTCATGCATGTATTGATAAGTTTTTAAGCACCCTAGGTACAGATCATATGAAAATGAATTATGCGACATACCCTTTCAATTGCTCCTCATTACATGTAGGGAAATGGGAATAAGCTGATCTTATTTATAACCATCAAGCAGAAGATGGGAGGGCAGCTATCTTGTTTGTGCATGAATAGATACATGAATCTGTTGTTTGGACGCATAACTCATTTTATGAAGAATTGCAGGCCTCTTCTGTTGTAAGTTCTAAATGTCTCGTCATTACGGTTGCAGGGTTATCAAAATTAGCATCTGATCCCAGATCAGCTGTTCGAAAGAGTGCTCTAGAAGTCTTATTTAACATTCTCAATGACCACGGCCATCTTTTTTCACGCTCATTTTGGATCACTGTTTTCAATTCTGTTATTTTCCCCATATTCAGTGGTGTCAGTGACAAGAAAGATGTTAAAGATCAGGATTCGTCAACTTCAGCATCGCCTCATACAGAAAGAAGTACATGGGATTCTGAAACTTCTGCTGTTGCTGTCCAGTGTCTGGTAGACCTATTTGTCAGCTTTTTCAATGTGATTAGGTCTCAACTACAAAGCATAGTATCTATATTGATGGGATTTGTTAGGAGTCCTGTTAAGGGTCCTGCTAGCACTGGGGTTGCTTCACTGTTGCGTTTAGCAGGTGAACTGGGCAGCAGGATTTCAGAAGATGAATGGAGAGAGATTTTTCTAGCGCTGAAAGAGGCTGCTGCATCATTGTTACCAGGTTTCATGAAGGTCTTAAGAATCATGGATGACATTGAGATGCCCGAAAGCCCTAACCTTTATGCGGATGTGGATGCGCCTTCTGATCATGGCTTCACAAATGATGATCTTCCGGATGACAATCTGCAAACTGCAGCATATGTGATCTCAAGAGTGAAGAGTCATATTGCTGTGCAGCTACTTATTGTGcaggttctctctctctctcactctcgctCTCTTACACACACAGACAAAAAACTTGCCTGCGTACAAATTATGCTTTTGCACTCTACATTTGATGTCCATGCATCCATGTACGCattgcaaaaaatatatatctcacgtcaaaaggttaaaaatacacGATGcatatttttgtgtgtgtgtgtgtgtgtgtgtgtgtgtgtgtggaaagAGAGACGTAGTTACCCAATTTTCTGAAAGATGCCAATGATCAGCATGCAACTTTAATCTTCATGAATTTTACTGGCTCTGGTAGAAATTTccattttgtttacttttttttctcttttttctgttaatgttattattttagatgTTTTGGTATAAACTGCATGCTTTGTTCGTCCAGGGCTTAACTAGGGATGTTCATGGTCCGGTTTTGGCCCAAAAAACCAACTGAACCGGTAgttgttatttttgaaaaattacaccCCATACCAAActgaaaaccggttcaaaccgaaccaaGTTGACTCACCCCTCTTGGACTTCCGGTCATCTTCTCTTCCCCCATTGGTTGAGCCTTACATGAAATAATTAGGTAAATCACaggaaggggagagagagagagagagagaaagagggtaGGGGGTGGCGgctgaaacaaaaattaaaaaaggaaaaaaaagtgtcTTAGGTTCAGTTAAGTTTCTATTTAtaccccttttatttttagttgggTCAAATTCGGTTGAACCCGTTCAATTGGTTTCAGCTTTGTGAAACCAAAACTGAACCGGACCGAgtgattttttctgtttttaaattggtttctttggttttttattttggtttggttttttcggttattttttccCGGTTTTCTTGGttagtttttttgaacacccctagctATATCATATCTTGTAGAAGTACCGAAAGATGGGAATTTTACAACTTCTTCACAAGATTCCCTATTGTATCCTGTCTTCTTTCTAAAACTCAGTATTGTCtgacatttattattttttttgctttggtgGCATTTTACTTGCCATTATTTTGCAAACAGCCCTTCGCAGTCACTGCCATTTAGATTTCACCAACAGTGTGGTAGACTGGTAGCCTGACCCGTGGACTGTTTTTCATGCACAAAGATCACAATAGACCATcggttatattaattttatttttattttttatcatatcagGTTGTAAGTGATTTATACAAAGCGAACCGGCAATTCTTGTCAGCAGCCAATGTCAGAATCCTTGTTGATATATTTACCTCAATAGCATCACATGCCCACCAACTGAATTCCGAGACAAACCTGCTGAAGAAACTGCAGAAAGGATGCTCTATAGCGGGGATCTCTGATCCTCCAATGGTGCATTTTGAGAATGAGTCCTACGAGAATTACCT
This region of Populus trichocarpa isolate Nisqually-1 chromosome 9, P.trichocarpa_v4.1, whole genome shotgun sequence genomic DNA includes:
- the LOC7463353 gene encoding brefeldin A-inhibited guanine nucleotide-exchange protein 1 isoform X1, which produces MSASQNLGGPSSCGRALGPCLDKIVKNAAWRKHSHLVSSCKSVLDKLESLPADSISISISSSHSPLFSLSPSDANLVLNPILLALDSAYPKVVDPALECLFKLFSSGLIRGEINHTPSSLIILKIIESVCKVCGIGDEAVELSVLRVLLAAVRSPCVLIRGECLVHIVRTCYNVYLGGLNGTNQICAKSVLAQILLVVFTRVEEDSMDVNVKTVSVGELLQFTDKNLNEGSSIHFCQNFVNEVMAASEGVPDDKLLLHNQPSDELRNGSAGAGDDDDKIAEGDHKSELSIKEANGEADTDIGVGVSGGGEVGGSKIREDGFLLFRNICKLSMKFSSQETPDDQILLRGKILSLELLKVIMDNGGPIWRSNERFLNTIKQFLCLSLIKNTALSVMAIFQLQCSIFMMLLVKFRSGLKEEIGIFFPMLVLRVLENVNQPSFLQKMTVLNFVDKISQDSQIIVDIFINYDCDVDAPNLYERIVNGLLKTALGPPPGSTTTLSSVQDITFRHESVKCLVSIIRSMGAWMDQKLRTGDSYLPKSSESSTSTENHSTLNGEDAGASDYDLHSEVNSEMSDAATLEQRRAYKIELQKGISIFNRKPSKGIEFLINAKKVGGSPEEVATFLKNTTGLNETVIGDYLGERDEFCLRVMHAYVDSFNFKEMDFGEAIRFFLRGFRLPGEAQKIDRIMEKFAERYCKCNPNSFTSADTAYVLAYSVIMLNTDAHNSMVKDKMSKADFIRNNRGIDDGKDLPEEYLGTLYDQIVKNEIKMSADSSVPQSKQANSLNKLLGLDGILNLVTGKQTEEKALGANGLLIRRIQEQFKAKSGKSGSIYHVVTDAAILRFMVEVCWGPMLAAFSVTLDQSDDRLATSQCLQGFQCAVHVTAVMGMQTQRDAFVTSVAKFTYLHCAADMKLKNVDAVKAIISIAIEDGNNLQDAWEHILTCLSRVEHLQLLGEGAPPDASYLTPSNGETDEKALKSMGYPSLKKKGTLQNPAVMAVVRGGSYDSTTVGANSPGLVTPGQIINLISNLNLLDQIGNFELNHVFANSQRLNSEAIVAFVKALCKVSISELQSPTDPRVFSLTKIVEIAHYNMNRIRLVWSRIWNVLSDFFVSVGLSENLSVAIFVMDSLRQLAMKFLEREELANYNFQNEFLRPFVIVMQKSSSTEIRELIVRCISQMVLSRVSNVKSGWKSVFMVFTVAASDERKNVVLLAFETMEKIVREYFPYITETERTTFTDCVRCLTTFTNSRFNSDVSLNAIAFLRFCALKLADGGLICNVKSRVDDLSIPIVDEVALDVENHSNKDDHASFWIPLLTGLSKLASDPRSAVRKSALEVLFNILNDHGHLFSRSFWITVFNSVIFPIFSGVSDKKDVKDQDSSTSASPHTERSTWDSETSAVAVQCLVDLFVSFFNVIRSQLQSIVSILMGFVRSPVKGPASTGVASLLRLAGELGSRISEDEWREIFLALKEAAASLLPGFMKVLRIMDDIEMPESPNLYADVDAPSDHGFTNDDLPDDNLQTAAYVISRVKSHIAVQLLIVQVVSDLYKANRQFLSAANVRILVDIFTSIASHAHQLNSETNLLKKLQKGCSIAGISDPPMVHFENESYENYLDFLQDLLKDNPSMSEALSIEEQLAAVCEEILQIYLNCTAGSEAVQQNKTVMHWNLPLGSAKKEEVAARTSLLLSALRVLNDLERDSFRGHARQFFPLLVDLVRCEHNSGEVQRILSNIFLSCIGTIIM
- the LOC7463353 gene encoding brefeldin A-inhibited guanine nucleotide-exchange protein 1 isoform X2 translates to MSASQNLGGPSSCGRALGPCLDKIVKNAAWRKHSHLVSSCKSVLDKLESLPADSISISISSSHSPLFSLSPSDANLVLNPILLALDSAYPKVVDPALECLFKLFSSGLIRGEINHTPSSLIILKIIESVCKVCGIGDEAVELSVLRVLLAAVRSPCVLIRGECLVHIVRTCYNVYLGGLNGTNQICAKSVLAQILLVVFTRVEEDSMDVNVKTVSVGELLQFTDKNLNEGSSIHFCQNFVNEVMAASEGVPDDKLLLHNQPSDELRNGSAGAGDDDDKIAEGDHKSELSIKEANGEADTDIGVGVSGGGEVGGSKIREDGFLLFRNICKLSMKFSSQETPDDQILLRGKILSLELLKVIMDNGGPIWRSNERFLNTIKQFLCLSLIKNTALSVMAIFQLQCSIFMMLLVKFRSGLKEEIGIFFPMLVLRVLENVNQPSFLQKMTVLNFVDKISQDSQIIVDIFINYDCDVDAPNLYERIVNGLLKTALGPPPGSTTTLSSVQDITFRHESVKCLVSIIRSMGAWMDQKLRTGDSYLPKSSESSTSTENHSTLNGEDAGASDYDLHSEVNSEMSDAATLEQRRAYKIELQKGISIFNRKPSKGIEFLINAKKVGGSPEEVATFLKNTTGLNETVIGDYLGERDEFCLRVMHAYVDSFNFKEMDFGEAIRFFLRGFRLPGEAQKIDRIMEKFAERYCKCNPNSFTSADTAYVLAYSVIMLNTDAHNSMVKDKMSKADFIRNNRGIDDGKDLPEEYLGTLYDQIVKNEIKMSADSSVPQSKQANSLNKLLGLDGILNLVTGKQTEEKALGANGLLIRRIQEQFKAKSGKSGSIYHVVTDAAILRFMVEVCWGPMLAAFSVTLDQSDDRLATSQCLQGFQCAVHVTAVMGMQTQRDAFVTSVAKFTYLHCAADMKLKNVDAVKAIISIAIEDGNNLQDAWEHILTCLSRVEHLQLLGEGAPPDASYLTPSNGETDEKALKSMGYPSLKKKGTLQNPAVMAVVRGGSYDSTTVGANSPGLVTPGQIINLISNLNLLDQIGNFELNHVFANSQRLNSEAIVAFVKALCKVSISELQSPTDPRVFSLTKIVEIAHYNMNRIRLVWSRIWNVLSDFFVSVGLSENLSVAIFVMDSLRQLAMKFLEREELANYNFQNEFLRPFVIVMQKSSSTEIRELIVRCISQMVLSRVSNVKSGWKSVFMVFTVAASDERKNVVLLAFETMEKIVREYFPYITETERTTFTDCVRCLTTFTNSRFNSDVSLNAIAFLRFCALKLADGGLICNVKSRVDDLSIPIVDEVALDVENHSNKDDHASFWIPLLTGKWE
- the LOC7463353 gene encoding brefeldin A-inhibited guanine nucleotide-exchange protein 1 isoform X3 is translated as MTAMWMLQTYTKDIYRIVNGLLKTALGPPPGSTTTLSSVQDITFRHESVKCLVSIIRSMGAWMDQKLRTGDSYLPKSSESSTSTENHSTLNGEDAGASDYDLHSEVNSEMSDAATLEQRRAYKIELQKGISIFNRKPSKGIEFLINAKKVGGSPEEVATFLKNTTGLNETVIGDYLGERDEFCLRVMHAYVDSFNFKEMDFGEAIRFFLRGFRLPGEAQKIDRIMEKFAERYCKCNPNSFTSADTAYVLAYSVIMLNTDAHNSMVKDKMSKADFIRNNRGIDDGKDLPEEYLGTLYDQIVKNEIKMSADSSVPQSKQANSLNKLLGLDGILNLVTGKQTEEKALGANGLLIRRIQEQFKAKSGKSGSIYHVVTDAAILRFMVEVCWGPMLAAFSVTLDQSDDRLATSQCLQGFQCAVHVTAVMGMQTQRDAFVTSVAKFTYLHCAADMKLKNVDAVKAIISIAIEDGNNLQDAWEHILTCLSRVEHLQLLGEGAPPDASYLTPSNGETDEKALKSMGYPSLKKKGTLQNPAVMAVVRGGSYDSTTVGANSPGLVTPGQIINLISNLNLLDQIGNFELNHVFANSQRLNSEAIVAFVKALCKVSISELQSPTDPRVFSLTKIVEIAHYNMNRIRLVWSRIWNVLSDFFVSVGLSENLSVAIFVMDSLRQLAMKFLEREELANYNFQNEFLRPFVIVMQKSSSTEIRELIVRCISQMVLSRVSNVKSGWKSVFMVFTVAASDERKNVVLLAFETMEKIVREYFPYITETERTTFTDCVRCLTTFTNSRFNSDVSLNAIAFLRFCALKLADGGLICNVKSRVDDLSIPIVDEVALDVENHSNKDDHASFWIPLLTGLSKLASDPRSAVRKSALEVLFNILNDHGHLFSRSFWITVFNSVIFPIFSGVSDKKDVKDQDSSTSASPHTERSTWDSETSAVAVQCLVDLFVSFFNVIRSQLQSIVSILMGFVRSPVKGPASTGVASLLRLAGELGSRISEDEWREIFLALKEAAASLLPGFMKVLRIMDDIEMPESPNLYADVDAPSDHGFTNDDLPDDNLQTAAYVISRVKSHIAVQLLIVQVVSDLYKANRQFLSAANVRILVDIFTSIASHAHQLNSETNLLKKLQKGCSIAGISDPPMVHFENESYENYLDFLQDLLKDNPSMSEALSIEEQLAAVCEEILQIYLNCTAGSEAVQQNKTVMHWNLPLGSAKKEEVAARTSLLLSALRVLNDLERDSFRGHARQFFPLLVDLVRCEHNSGEVQRILSNIFLSCIGTIIM